From Amphiura filiformis chromosome 20, Afil_fr2py, whole genome shotgun sequence, a single genomic window includes:
- the LOC140142294 gene encoding glycine receptor subunit alpha-2-like: protein MRNNNTYSILMISAFFISFLPIRIKANDNITAILEYISAGYDKRLRPDIEDIPTSIFVSAFIESLGPLHELEMDFSSTFYLQMYWIDTRLRFQGERQITLKGTDMERFWLPDIHFLYEKKSHHHNVIQPNKRMIINYDGICEYSVRVSLTVLCNMVLDRFPMDTQRCSVYMMSYAYKASEIILFILDSAIRIPKTLRVSKYDLLGFKTDYFNETFTESADLEGVYIEFEFKRQIQTYILTVYIPSILLVIISWMSFWIDAHAAPARVSLGITTVLTATTMTASMQESFPSGTNAKAIDVWLATCLIFVFFALMEYAFANYLIVVQERKMKEKAPDSHANLNSERYRESLREEKDNDNKNDKDIPSQPSTSGMPVVNVPKYAAENIDKAARMIFFLFFLVFNLGYWPYYLFTEDAEQH, encoded by the exons ATGAGGAATAATAACACATATTCTATACTGATGATCAGTGCCTTTTTTATTTCCTTCTTGCCAATAAG GATCAAAGCAAATGACAATATCACTGCAATATTGGAATATATATCTGCTGGTTATGATAAGAGATTACGTCCGGACATTGAAG ATATTCCCACCTCGATTTTTGTGTCTGCTTTCATTGAGAGCTTGGGCCCACTTCATGAACTAGAAATG GATTTTTCGTCAACTTTCtatttacaaatgtattggaTTGATACGCGACTACGGTTCCAGGGTGAACGACAGATAACTCTAAAAGGTACCGATATGGAAAGATTTTGGCTTCCGGATATTCATTTCTTATACGAAAAGAAAAGCCATCACCATAATGTCATACAACCCAATAAACGTATGATTATAAACTATGACGGAATTTGTGAATATAGCGTTCG TGTGAGTTTGACGGTACTATGCAACATGGTATTAGATCGATTTCCCATGGACACACAAAGATGTAGCGTGTATATGATGAGTT ATGCATACAAGGCATCGGAAATTATCCTTTTCATACTTGACTCCGCAATTAGGATTCCTAAGACGCTAAGAGTGTCGAAATATGACTTGTTGGGTTTCAAAACGGATTATTTTAACGAAACATTCACCGAATCAG CTGACCTTGAAGGAGTTTATATAGAATTTGAATTTAAAAGACAAATACAAACATACATCTTAACTGTGTACATTCCAAGCATTCTACTTGTCATTATTTCGTGGATGTCATTTTGGATTGATGCTCATGCAGCTCCAGCCCGTGTCTCGCTAGGAATCACAACAGTATTAACGGCAACTACAATGACGGCTTCTATGCAGGAGTCTTTCCCGTCTGGAACAAATGCAAAG GCTATTGACGTTTGGCTGGCCACTTGTTTAATATTTGTCTTCTTTGCACTAATGGAATACGCTTTCGCAAACTACTTAATTGTGGTACAAGAGAGGAAAATG AAAGAAAAAGCACCGGATAGTCATGCAAATCTTAATTCTGAAAGGTATAGAGAAAGTTTGAGAGAGGAAAAAGATAATGACAACAAAAATGATAAAGACATTCCATCACAGCCATCAACGTCAGGAATGCCAGTGGTTAATGTCCCCAAATATGCAGCAGAAAATATAGACAAAGCCGCAAGAATGatcttctttctcttctttcttgTGTTCAACTTGGGGTACTGGCCGTATTATTTGTTTACCGAAGATGCGGAACAACATTGA